In one Juglans regia cultivar Chandler chromosome 11, Walnut 2.0, whole genome shotgun sequence genomic region, the following are encoded:
- the LOC108997672 gene encoding protein WUSCHEL-like, translating into MEPQQQQNQQRPQNEDGGSGKGGFLCRQSSTRWTPTTDQIRILKDLYYNNGVRSPSADQIQRISARLRQYGKIEGKNVFYWFQNHKARERQKKRFNNDVPLQRGVGNGGWKREESHTKYSTMASITPGFPASSSSSGTISVGQMGNYGYGSVTMEKSFMDCSISTRGSGGVGGSIGHNFGWVGIDPYFSSYTLFDPRRSMEENSGGEEEEEEEEEEAASEIETLPLFPMHGDDINGFCNVSTTTSSSNGFYSTTLYRSGRGDSGKSGSCTSLELSLNSYSRRS; encoded by the exons ATGGAAcctcaacaacaacaaaaccaacAACGACCACAAAACGAGGATGGCGGCAGTGGGAAAGGGGGATTTCTATGCAGGCAAAGCAGTACACGCTGGACTCCTACAACTGACCAGATAAGAATTCTGAAGGACCTTTACTACAACAATGGAGTCAGGTCCCCAAGTGCTGACCAGATTCAGAGGATTTCTGCTAGGCTGAGACAGTACGGAAAGATTGAAGGCAAGAATGTCTTTTATTGGTTTCAGAACCACAAAGCTCGTGAAAGGCAGAAGAAAAGGTTCAATAATGATGTTCCCCTGCAAAGAGGGGTTGGTAATGGAGGTTGGAAACGGGAAGAATCCCACACCAAGTACTCCACCATGGCTAGCATAACCCCTG GGTTTCctgcttcatcttcttcatctggGACGATTTCTGTGGGGCAGATGGGGAACTATGGATATGGATCTGTGACAATGGAGAAGAGCTTTATG gACTGCTCTATATCGACTCGAGGTAGCGGTGGTGTTGGTGGATCTATCGGCCACAACTTTGGATGGGTAGGAATTGATCCCTACTTTTCATCCTACACTCTCTTTGATCCGAGAAGATCAATGGAAGAAAATTcaggaggagaagaggaagaagaagaagaagaagaagaagctgctTCAGAGATAGAAACCCTCCCACTGTTCCCCATGCACGGTGATGACATCAATGGCTTCTGCAATGTTAGTACTACTACTTCTTCATCCAACGGGTTCTACAGTACCACCTTATATCGTTCTGGCCGCGGCGACAGTGGCAAGAGCGGTTCTTGCACTTCCCTCGAGCTCAGCCTCAACTCCTACTCTCGCAGATCATGA